The Rissa tridactyla isolate bRisTri1 chromosome 16, bRisTri1.patW.cur.20221130, whole genome shotgun sequence genome includes a window with the following:
- the LOC128918214 gene encoding myo-inositol 2-dehydrogenase-like isoform X1, with translation MGRKKKTLHDYAAEFSELAVKRHLLERGGGGEAAVVVETLYCTSCQLPMRVRRDRILEHLSSGRHYRNRRLLRQHGLRAPLLLSAGADGGGGLPLQLDAPSLLSQPSFILAGTSAIVPSPPSYHKPLVPHHPVAAGSLASAVAPQEDPTPSTSTSRPSAPAAFHMRIAPAPSKQAGQRGAAPEASDGLAPAIRHGSSVGLALFGIGLVNKALFQTLMEENNCCLLYVVEDQLEEVESAFGAEFLAGTRVLRQQDADIALNDQRVSGAIICSPPEEASEIVIDALRAGKGVFCERLPSFDRQTAEACFDEADRCGRPLVCGFYKRFDPALQFLYKKVRDSQALGRIHRISTISSIYPAASLSFLKTSGGIFYNAAVHDIDIVTLLLGESAPDTIFSLGHAFCADMAYLKDADTVAVSMKFPSGAIVTLDISQHCTKSCDQRLEVHGSQGTLRVDNRNPLGITEHGTSVSLYSQTQADRYRDAHRELFRHFLRTLKGKEPPAITKEQFLWTIQVAAAAEQSWRNGSAVDLRNEAIESSVIKTEIM, from the exons ATGGGGCGGAAGAAGAAGACGCTGCACGACTACGCGGCCGAGTTCTCGGAGCTGGCGGTGAAGCGGCACCTCctggagcgcggcggcggcggggaggcggcggtggtggtggagACGCTGTACTGCACCTCCTGCCAGCTGCCCATGCGCGTCCGCCGCGACCGCATCCTCGAGCACCTCTCCTCCGGCCGCCACTACCGCAACCGCCGCCTGCTCCGCCAGCACGGCCTGCGCGCCCCGCTGCTCCT TTCTGCAGGTgcggacggcggcggcggcctgcCCCTGCAGCTCGACGCGCCCTCCCTGCTTTCTCAGCCCTCCTTCATCCTCGCCGGCACCAGCGCCATCGTCCCCTCGCCGCCCTCCTACCACAAGCCATTGGTTCCCCACCACCCCGTTGCTGCCGGTTCTCTGGCAAGCGCAGTCGCCCCCCAGGAAGACCCGACGCCCTCCACCTCCACCAGCCGCCCCTCGGCGCCTGCCGCCTTCCACATGAGGATCGCGCCTGCCCCCTCGAAGCAGGCTGGCCAAAGAGGGGCTGCGCCTGAGGCCTCTGATGGCCTGGCACCCGCCATACGGCATGGCAGCAGCGTCGGCCTTGCCCTCTTCGGCATAGGGCTTGTTAATAAAGCCTTGTTTCAAACCCTGATGGAGGAAAATAACTGCTGCCTGCTTTACGTTGTGGAGGATCagctggaggaggtggagagTGCCTTCGGCGCCGAGTTCCTGGCTGGCACCAGGGTGCTGCGGCAGCAGGACGCCGATATCGCGCTCAACGATCAGCG AGTCTCTGGAGCCATTATTTGTTCACCACCTGAAGAAGCCTCTGAGATTGTAATAGATGCTTTACGAGCGG GAAAAGGTGTCTTTTGCGAGAGGCTGCCCAGTTTTGACAGGCAGACGGCAGAAGCTTGTTTCGATGAAGCTGACAGATGTGGAAGACCGTTGGTGTGTGGATTCTACAA GCGCTTTGACCCAGCGCTGCAGTTCTTGTACAAGAAAGTCCGCGACAGCCAGGCACTGGGGAGGATCCACCGGATATCCACCATCAGCAGCATATACCCAGCAGCGTCTCTGAGCTTCCTAAAAACATCAG GTGGAATTTTTTATAATGCTGCTGTGCATGATATAGATATTGTCACTTTGTTGTTGGGAGAGAGTGCACCAGATACAATATTTTCACTGGGGCATGCGTTCTGTGCAG ATATGGCCTACTTGAAGGATGCAGACACTGTAGCGGTCAGCATGAAATTTCCTAGCGGAGCAATTGTTACTTTGGACATCAGTCAGCACTGCACTAAAAGCTGTGATCAGAGACTAGAG GTTCATGGTTCTCAAGGAACGTTGCGGGTGGATAATCGGAATCCTCTGGGGATTACGGAGCATGGGACTTCGGTATCCCTATACTCCCAGACCCAGGCTGACCGCTACAGAGATGCGCACAGGGAGCTCTTTCGACACTTTCTGAGAACCCTGAAAG GCAAGGAACCCCCCGCGATAACCAAAGAGCAGTTTCTGTGGACGATTCAGGTCGCCGCAGCTGCTGAACAGTCCTGGAGAAACGGGTCCGCCGTTGACTTGCGAAATGAGGCGATAGAGTCATCTGTAATCAAGACTGAGATAATGTGA
- the LOC128918214 gene encoding inositol 2-dehydrogenase-like isoform X2 has protein sequence MGRKKKTLHDYAAEFSELAVKRHLLERGGGGEAAVVVETLYCTSCQLPMRVRRDRILEHLSSGRHYRNRRLLRQHGLRAPLLLSAGADGGGGLPLQLDAPSLLSQPSFILAGTSAIVPSPPSYHKPLVPHHPVAAGSLASAVAPQEDPTPSTSTSRPSAPAAFHMRIAPAPSKQAGQRGAAPEASDGLAPAIRHGSSVGLALFGIGLVNKALFQTLMEENNCCLLYVVEDQLEEVESAFGAEFLAGTRVLRQQDADIALNDQRVSGAIICSPPEEASEIVIDALRAGKGVFCERLPSFDRQTAEACFDEADRCGRPLVCGFYKRFDPALQFLYKKVRDSQALGRIHRISTISSIYPAASLSFLKTSGGIFYNAAVHDIDIVTLLLGESAPDTIFSLGHAFCADMAYLKDADTVAVSMKFPSGAIVTLDISQHCTKSCDQRLEGVFRSMASQELRILKGEEKCKLGGKVSVNS, from the exons ATGGGGCGGAAGAAGAAGACGCTGCACGACTACGCGGCCGAGTTCTCGGAGCTGGCGGTGAAGCGGCACCTCctggagcgcggcggcggcggggaggcggcggtggtggtggagACGCTGTACTGCACCTCCTGCCAGCTGCCCATGCGCGTCCGCCGCGACCGCATCCTCGAGCACCTCTCCTCCGGCCGCCACTACCGCAACCGCCGCCTGCTCCGCCAGCACGGCCTGCGCGCCCCGCTGCTCCT TTCTGCAGGTgcggacggcggcggcggcctgcCCCTGCAGCTCGACGCGCCCTCCCTGCTTTCTCAGCCCTCCTTCATCCTCGCCGGCACCAGCGCCATCGTCCCCTCGCCGCCCTCCTACCACAAGCCATTGGTTCCCCACCACCCCGTTGCTGCCGGTTCTCTGGCAAGCGCAGTCGCCCCCCAGGAAGACCCGACGCCCTCCACCTCCACCAGCCGCCCCTCGGCGCCTGCCGCCTTCCACATGAGGATCGCGCCTGCCCCCTCGAAGCAGGCTGGCCAAAGAGGGGCTGCGCCTGAGGCCTCTGATGGCCTGGCACCCGCCATACGGCATGGCAGCAGCGTCGGCCTTGCCCTCTTCGGCATAGGGCTTGTTAATAAAGCCTTGTTTCAAACCCTGATGGAGGAAAATAACTGCTGCCTGCTTTACGTTGTGGAGGATCagctggaggaggtggagagTGCCTTCGGCGCCGAGTTCCTGGCTGGCACCAGGGTGCTGCGGCAGCAGGACGCCGATATCGCGCTCAACGATCAGCG AGTCTCTGGAGCCATTATTTGTTCACCACCTGAAGAAGCCTCTGAGATTGTAATAGATGCTTTACGAGCGG GAAAAGGTGTCTTTTGCGAGAGGCTGCCCAGTTTTGACAGGCAGACGGCAGAAGCTTGTTTCGATGAAGCTGACAGATGTGGAAGACCGTTGGTGTGTGGATTCTACAA GCGCTTTGACCCAGCGCTGCAGTTCTTGTACAAGAAAGTCCGCGACAGCCAGGCACTGGGGAGGATCCACCGGATATCCACCATCAGCAGCATATACCCAGCAGCGTCTCTGAGCTTCCTAAAAACATCAG GTGGAATTTTTTATAATGCTGCTGTGCATGATATAGATATTGTCACTTTGTTGTTGGGAGAGAGTGCACCAGATACAATATTTTCACTGGGGCATGCGTTCTGTGCAG ATATGGCCTACTTGAAGGATGCAGACACTGTAGCGGTCAGCATGAAATTTCCTAGCGGAGCAATTGTTACTTTGGACATCAGTCAGCACTGCACTAAAAGCTGTGATCAGAGACTAGAG GGTGTTTTTAGGTCTATGGCAAGCCAAGAGTTAAGGATActtaaaggggaagaaaagtgtAAACTCGGAGGCAAAGTGTCTGTAAATTCTTAA
- the TP73 gene encoding tumor protein p73 isoform X2, with protein sequence MSQSSPADEGTTFEHLWSTLEPDSTYFDLPPSNHTGSNEVSDRTEVTMDVFQMRSMNDSVMSQFNLLNNSMDQSIGSRAASTSPYSSEHTSNVPTHSPYSQPSSTFDAMSPAPVIPSNTDYPGPHHFEVTFQQSSTAKSATWTYSPLLKKLYCQIAKTCPIQIKVSTPPPPGTIIRAMPVYKKAEHVTEVVKRCPNHELGRDFNDGQSAPASHLIRVEGNNLSQYVDDPVTGRQSVMVPYEPPQVGTEFTTILYNFMCNSSCVGGMNRRPILIIITLETRDGQVLGRRSFEGRICACPGRDRKADEDHYREQQALNESAAKNGNANKRTFKQSPQGIPALGTGIKKRRHGEEEMYYVPVRGRENFEILMKIKESLELVELVPQQLVDSYRQQQQQLLQRQTQLQTPSSYGPVLSPMNKVHGGGINKLPSVNQLVGQPAQHGSGSAPGLGPMGPGMLNSHPMQPNGEMNGGHSSQPMVSGSHCTPPPPYNPDPSLVSFLTGLGCPNCIDYFTSQGLQNIYHLQNLSIEDLGALKIPEQYRMIIWRGLQELKQSHDYGAQQLIRSSSNASTISIGSSGELQRQRVMEAVHFRVRHTITIPNRGGADEWADFGFDLPDCKSRKQSIKEEFTEGEIN encoded by the exons tCCCAGTTCAATTTGCTGAACAACAGCATGGATCAGAGCATCGGCAGCAGAGCAGCCTCCACCAGCCCCTACAGCTCCGAGCACACCTCCAATGTCCCAACGCATTCGCCCTACTCGCAGCCCAGCTCTACCTTTGACGCCATGTCCCCAGCGCCCGTCATCCCCTCCAACACCGACTACCCCGGTCCCCACCACTTTGAGGTGACCTTCCAGCAATCCAGCACCGCCAAGTCAGCCACCTGGACA TACTCCCCGCTGCTGAAGAAACTCTACTGCCAGATCGCAAAAACATGTCCCATCCAGATCAAGGtgtccacccccccgcccccaggcaCCATCATCCGGGCCATGCCCGTCTACAAGAAGGCAGAGCACGTCACCGAGGTGGTGAAACGCTGCCCCAACCACGAGCTCGGCCGCGACTTCAACGATG GCCAGTCAGCccctgccagccacctcatccGGGTGGAAGGCAACAACCTCTCCCAGTACGTGGACGACCCCGTGACGGGAAGGCAGAGCGTGATGGTGCCCTACGAGCCCCCGCAG GTGGGGACCGAGTTCACCACCATCCTGTACAACTTcatgtgcaacagcagctgcgtGGGAGGAATGAACAGGAGGCCCATCCTCATCATCATCACCCTGGAGACGAGAGA cgGGCAGGTCCTAGGAAGGAGATCGTTCGAGGGACGGATCTGCGCCTGTCCCGGCAGAGACCGCAAAGCGGATGAAGACCATTACCGAGAGCAGCAGGCCCTGAACGAGAGCGCAGCTAAAAACGGCAACGCCAACAAACGCA ccTTCAAGCAGAGCCCCCAGGGCATCCCAGCGCTGGGCACCGGCATTAAGAAACGGAGGCACGGGGAGGAGGAGATGTATTACGTGCCC GTGCGAGGCCGGGAGAACTTCGAGATCCTGATGAAGATAAAGGAGAGCCTGGAGCTGGTGGAGCTGGTCCCGCAGCAGCTGGTTGACTCCtaccggcagcagcagcagcagctcctgcagcggcA GACTCAGCTGCAGACCCCGTCCTCCTACGGGCCCGTCCTTTCGCCCATGAATAAAGTTCACGGAGGGGGAATCAACAAGCTGCCCTCCGTCAACCAGCTGGTGGGGCAGCCGGCGCAGCACGGCTCCGGCTCCGCGCCCGGCCTGGGGCCCATGG GACCCGGGATGCTGAACAGCCACCCCATGCAACCCAACGGAGAAATGAACGGCGGCCACTCGTCCCAGCCCATGGTCTCCGGATCACACtgcacccccccgccgccctacAACCCCGACCCCAGCCTCGTCAG ttttttaaCAGGATTGGGGTGTCCAAACTGCATCGACTATTTCACCTCACAAGGGTTACAGAATATTTACCACCTGCAGAACCTATCCATAGAG GATCTCGGAGCACTGAAGATCCCGGAGCAGTACAGGATGATCATCtggagggggctgcaggagctcaAGCAGAGCCACGACTACGGGGCGCAGCAGCTCATCCGCTCCAGCAGCAACGCCTCCACCATCTCCATCGGCAGCTCGGGCGAGCTGCAGCGGCAGCGCGTCATGGAGGCCGTGCACTTCCGCGTGCGCCACACCATCACCATCCCCAACCGCGGCGGGGCCGACGAGTGGGCAGACTTTGGGTTCGACCTCCCGGACTGCAAATCTCGCAAACAGTCCATAAAGGAAGAATTCACGGAGGGGGAGATCAACTGA